The stretch of DNA GTTTCTCTTCGAATGGTTCCTAGTAGTTCAACCGAAGTCATTAAAACCTTGTTTGTGATAAAGATTGGTATGACCCATGTCGATCAATAAATTTACGTTTGATGTAGTCATGTAGAAATTCTTCTATTGGCCACAAGTGTTTTTTGTGTCCGTTAtcaaatagacaaatatatagcCCAACGTTTACATAATGAGACCGTATTATATCATCCACTCCTCTTGCTAGCTAATGTGTTGTAGGATTTGGTGGATACTTGTACATTAGTATTAGGCCCTAAGTAAATATGTACAGTTCTATATTGAATGAAGAGTTTGAGATTTTTCATGCGTCCACATTAgtcaattaaattttatttttgaatgatGTCACTTCAGCCTAGGTATACTTATATCAATACAGTCTACTAAACAATATCCAGGcagaaaagaatgaaaaaaataatgcaaTATATTTCTCACATATATAGTCTTCCAATATTTGCTTTTTGctcaacaaaattatacaagcctttatgttgattattttttttttatgtatcatGCTCGTttttgtttgatcaaaaaaataaaataaaaagcaagtGTGTTTTCTAGTGGGCCACAAACATCCCCGTAAATgggcatatatattttttgatacggaaaccaaaaatgttaaaaacaaGGATTGACAATATAGCAAGAAAGAAGTGAGTTGGCTTAGGATAAGAGCTAACATATTTCAATACTTATCTTGTTCTCTCTTTGTAATAACcaagatttttatttctatatctTCCCTTAATGGAGAAAACAAGGAGATCATATAGACACGGAAACGGAAACTCAAATGtcaaatatatacttatatttatcACAAACAAGGATCATACattgtttctcttctctatgTATTCACAAAGATTTTACACCTTTTCTGTGAAAAACTATTGACTTGGATCTCATGGATAAGATCGCTCGAACCTTCACGGCGGATCAAGAATTTGCTTGCtggtcgtcgtcgtcgtcttctgaATCGATCGGGAAGAACAGTGATGTGGACGATGAAGGTGGAGAGAATGAGGTTGAGTCTTCTTACAAAGGTCCTCTTGATATGATGGAATCTCTTGAAGAAGTCTTGCCCATCAAGTAAGTATGTTCTTTTATAAAGTTAGTTGTCCGAACATGGAACACGTGTATGTTTTGAAGTACTATCTGAATTATAATAAGAGTTGGCTTCATTTTTAGGAGAGGTATATCGAAGTTTTACCAAGGCAAGTCGAAGTCGTTCACGAGCTTAAAGGAAACTGCGTCTTTGCCGTTGAAGGATTTGACGAAACAGGAGAACCTTTACAGTCGCCGCCGGAGGAACCTTCTCAGTCACCGGATATGTAGTCGTGGTGGGATCTCGAAGAAACATGTCAAGAGTGTTTTAACGGTGAGCCGCCAAAGAGAAggagactcttcttcttcctctggtgATGATGATTCTACTCCGATTCTGAGGCTGTATTGTAAGGATCTTACACCGAGGCAGAGAAGTAACTGTGTTCCCGTTGTTGATTCGCCGCGGTGCTTTCAGACGACGGCGGGTGGGAACATCCCAAATATTATTTGTTGAATTTAattacatcatttttttttggttagacctatttattttctttatgttaTTCAGGGATTTTCTtacgaatttgatattttgatgttACATCTAAgctttaattatattaaaacttccaatgttaaatttcaacacttttatcctttttttgcCCTATTCacaattgttttaaattatttataattagatataattaaatgtaaaagtGCTACCaaagaaataattaatgtttaagataatttttcttttttgttcttatcaTCATGCTCTTATAAGCGTGTGCGCAAGCACCGACTGTTACGATTTCTTacaaagttttctaaaaaaaaaccatttcttATGTGGTCAAGTAGTCAACATGATTAAATGTTGGGAAAAAATTAATACACAAATCAATAACGAAACAGAACCACTCAATGGTGATCGTTACTTAAGGGGATTACCACATCTCACAGATTGAGAATATTCCTCTCGTGGTGTTCTTTAGTAATCCGGTCAGATCTTGTTCGAATGACTTTAAAATGCAGCGAGTGGAGCAATCTCAATGCACCATCCATAAAACCAAAGTCGAATAACACGATGTAATGATTTGGAAAAAGTTACTCTTTGCTTTTATATCtaaaatttgttattaattttagtGTTCGTTATAAAAATAAgttcttgtttttatataaatatgaaagTTGTAAAGTGTTCTCTAGAATGACTTTGTGCTAGGTTCTAAGAACAAACTTTTACATTTCAAGACAAAAGCGAGAAGGATGAGGATAGCAAGAAGACCACCAAAGGAGCCACAAAGCCTGTGAATCCAGTAGGGATCAAACCTGGTCAAGCTCTGGTCACTGTAGAGAGATAAGGCAATGGCCAGGATCAACAATAGCAAAAGCACAGAGAGTGTAAACACAAAGCTCAATGGTTCGTCTTCAGGTTCTTGATCGTCTTCTGATGAATTGTCTATGTAGAGGGGTGAGAGCACGGCTAGTACGGACAAGCTGATGGCCAAAAACCTTCTGGATATTGTAAACCTCGATCCTATTTCcatcaaaaaattgaaaaatcctCCTTGTCTTCCTAAATCTTTGTTGCTCACTTTCTGTATCTATTGGGAATGACTAGATTAAGTTTGCAAGAAATTGGCTGAGGGAATTGAAATGGGAACTCACGTGTTCGGTCTGGGAGAGAAGCTTTGTGTGAATAGACCAGTTTTGGTTCATGTTTTCAAGGTTTAAGCACATTGTCTTGTAAACACGATTATGGTGAGCCACTCAACATTAACAACTAAGTTTGGGATCAGATGCTTCTTCactttatatttctttcttacattttctttttattctgtTAAGTCTATAAAGATTATTGCTTTTTCATTTTCAGCATGTGctaatgaaaaaattaaaaaaaaccttcatTTGGTATATTTTCATTCCAAATATTCACCAATCACTGATAGTAACAACTTGACCTGTATATTTTAATTACCGGTTTAtggttataatttaaaatacttttaagTGTGAAAACCTTACCAGTTCTCGAAGAtgttagaccatctccaatgtatatctctatttttttcactaaaatagAGTAATTCAAAAATAGAGTATTATTTTcctccaatgtattactctattttcaactctaaaatagagttagtgtaaaaaatagaggtgagaatagagttactctatatatagagcaatcctatcattttctttattttagagtaaaatatagagtagagttggagcaaatgttgctctataatagaaatttgactctaaaatagagtggggttagAGATATCCTTAGTAATAGTATAGTCCATTGGGAGACTAAAACCATCAACCTTGAAAGGTCCATCTTGGATCACAAGATTCTTGTGCTCAGGTGGGACGATTAATTCGAAAAGGAACTTTATGTCTGTCTTAAACTGCATAAGCACACACAACTTTTATATTGAACACCTAGAATAGCAACATTACGAATTCGATTAGATTTAGATAACAAAAACGTAATCAAACGAATAAGAATTAAGTTGGGCTTTTAATGGGCCTATATGTGTTTTCATCAAGAAGACAAAATCTGATcgaatataatatatagttttattataattccatgacaaaaacaaaaaccatatgAATTTGGATCGTGAAATACAAAAAGTAAAGGTAATGCCGGTAGTGAGGCTGTGTGGGTGAGGCAATTCACCAAATTAAAAGTTGTTGGGCTTCTAAATGGGCCTATATGCTTTtcatcaagaaccttctagactagacaaagcaaaaaagtaatcatttttagatttcaagattaaaaaaaataaacacacatGAATTAGATTGTTAAATacagaataataaaaaagtaattacCTAATGAACATGATCAAGTTAGAGTttaaaagaaagattaaaaccctaattaacTTGGGGCCATTCGACTAGTTATGGATTGTCTTTCTTAGAACAGAAGACTCATTCCGTTATTAGCTTTCTCTATTTCCCATAAAGAGTCAACAAATCCAACATCATATTCATTCACCAGGTAACCTGATTGATCAGTTGATGAGTCACCGTAGAGATCTTCGATAGCGAAGGTATGGTATTGGTCATAGTAACTAGTAACAAGTAGCTTGTGATGAAGGCTCGCCATAGATCTTCTCGAGGGAGGAGAAAGTACAGTTCTGTTCAAAAGAAGCAATTTCATCACAAGAAGACGGATTCGAGGACTTTGGGTTTCCGTGGAGAGAAGAGGAGCTAGGGTTTTGATCAGAATTGGAAACAAATTGTGTTTCTTGAAATAGACTCATTCCGTTACtatctttctctgtttcccATAAAGAGTCAACAAATccaacatcatcttcattcaccAAGTAACCTGATTAATCAGATAATAACGACTCACCATAGAGATAGAGATCTTCAATAGGCCggaaactagggttttgaaCTTGTGCGCCACAGATCTTCTCGAGGGAGGAGAAAGTACAGTTCTGCTGTTCTGGAGACGAGTACTTAGTGTTTTGGTCGAGTGAAGCAGAGGAGCTAGGGTTTTGATCGGAAAcaaattgtgatttttctttcttcgcAAGGCAATCCATCATATGCTTCTTCATTCTCATCATATGATCCACGATCATCTTTAATTCACAGAGATCATCGCAATAACGGTAGAGATCAGGGTCTTCCCACCAAAATCCTAGCTTGGTTTGGGGGTTAGTAATCTTCAGAGGAGACTTACCGTTGAGGTAGAAATCAGCAATTTCAGAGGCATGAGAGTAGCCGGAGAAGGAGTAAACGACGTCAGAGTTCTCTGCTGGGGAAGTTACCAAGACGGCGATGTTGGCTCCGGAGAGAAGACAGAGGTCAGCGGCTTTGGAAAAGAGAGTTTGACGGTGTTTGCTGCAAGCCACACCGAGCGTTGTTGTTTAGTGTCGCGTTTCTTAATCtcaatctttctctttgttcCTCTTTTCATTGTCATGGTGCATTCAGATACGTTTGATGGTATTGTTAGGGTTTTTTGTTTCGAGattaaaagaaagagattgagagtgaagaaaagaaacaaactcatatatttatagatagaTTCGATATCCTAACATTGTATAACTCACCCATACTTattgtgttttcctttttctttccttttttcgttttttttaatgtgatatCCTAATTAATGACGTTGTATGGTTTTGTGACCAAACTGTGCTTAATGTTTTACGTTTCAACTCAATAAACTGGAAAAAGAAATCTAGTAAGTAGAGTGAATTCCTAATGGATCTGCTTTACAAACTTAAAATTTGGtatttgatttataaattataattttatccaCTCGCAGGTGAAATCTGTGAACCGTTTGTTTGAGAGACAGCCAGACATTGCATCAAAAGTTCATTGTAAAGAACTAATCTTTGAAGGCATGATACATGAATGTCCCACTCATGACTCAACTGACTGAGACTCTACATCAGTCACCTAAGGAAATCTCCAACATGGTGCAAAAACTACTCTTacaaacatgaaaaatataGGATTTTAAGCTAGGATAAGTTTGACCATGcagttgtttcatttttctcatgCAGTAGCATATGTTTGTTCTTGCCTAGACAACAACATATGCTATCAATATAGACAACAACAATTATGGATTCGTTTTAAAACTGGAAAATAGAGAAGGTAAGTTGGAAAGTTTATGAGATTATGACAGTAACTTGGAGACCCAAACTTGATGTGCAAGTCAAGTTCCTTTCTCTGTATTTATGGGGGTTTAAGGTCAGGAAGCTGTGAACAGACATCGCTAATTcttaaattagggttctttgctTATTCTTCTCGTCATGTCTCTACATGAAGAAACTCTGCCTTTGGAAACATGTGTTGGTAATATCCTCTGCTCCTCTCTCATCTTCCTTGACTCAAACCCCTCCTCATTTAGCTGTCGCCATCACTTGCACTGATCCTTTTAGACCGTAACTCTCGGAAATCTCAGATGTTCGAGATCTATGTTATGTCTCCAATAACTTCATGCGCAGAGCCGGCCCATAGGCCAAGCCAATGAACATCAGCTTGCGgccgtatatatatatattttttttgtcaaccattgggccactaCTGGCcggtccattagccaaattcctacattcgtaggagccgggactcgatcccgggtgtgatggtgccttctacaaatggacttacctcctgccactgcactaaggtcacttcaccggccgtatattttatatacaaaattcgGCTCTTTTCTCACAAAAGTTTCTTTGGTCTTGTGGCGTTAGGAGTATTAGTGAAGACTCATTCATCATGAGTTCGAACCGCCTGTagctcattttcttttatttttcgtctttgtttaaataaacattaatatatatatatatatatatatatatatatatatatatatatattatttcatacAGTCACAACAATTCAGCCCATTTCTTAAATTTGATTGGGGCCCTCGAAAAGTTAGCGACGGCTCTGTTCATGCGTAAGATGATGCGAACGGAAAAAAGGATTGGGTCATCCCATGGATGGGTAGCTACTTTGGTGGACAACGGATTACTGCAACTAAAACAAATTCCGCTGCCTCCTCTTGTAAGTTGTAATGCTGACTCATTGTCACCAACGTGGCCATGTTCTCCCAAGCATGACGACTGTGTTGTGGCTATCAAGTTCTTGGGACCTTAACTCAGGTTTTGCAGTGTAACACCCGCAACCCAATTTGAGTGTTttgggtgagggtgtcgatcgacaccaagggggtgtcggtcgacaccactgattttctggttcgaccagattgagtttttaatcgatttggaccggtttggtttaggaaaaactattaaaccgtgatatttaagtgggagaacgacctaggtcgtgttttgttgttgcctAGCCGctgaaaaacaaagagaaagaggagaaggaagagtaaACTTAATTTTGGTGTTCAAAGCAAAAAGGAACAGAatcgtcagggtttgggagaaggaggatctgTATActcaaatcgttttgaaaggtattgAGTTTTCGTAGGCTTGTAGCTAAGAGAATTTCGTACACTcccctttttacagaagtgaatttgggttaatattctaggagatatcggcagtttcgtggggtgtttcttctcagtcgcggattgagaccagcgggagtttcgggatcgatttcggtttcatctgagatctgatcgtgctgaatttttttgggaagcttcgtgacgccTAGGaatagcttttcaccggagggatttgatagttaacggttcaGTTTCATTTTagaaggtgagtgcatgaccatggctaatctaagcctttgattcccttgttcttgcttgttgttgcttgtttgtgtgtttttttcttgctggtattggttgatacaggttcctaaggAGGTATAAGGCTTGGATATTGAGTATTGGGCgttttggaggagatttgggagcgagattcgactctcgacttcgcgcggatcgcagttgcagagagagtgtcgatcgataccacttggtgtcgatcgataccacttggtgtcggtcgacaccagcaaattgggcatcgatcgacactgtggggtattgtcggtcgacaccattgagccagtgtcggtcgacactaggccggtgtcggttgacacctcccttccagcgagacgatgtttgatttcctggtttgtgtgtttgtttgttgcttgttttggaactttggaatcattgttgcttgtgtgtatagcccagtagatgggaggattgcctcactgagtgtttatcaaatactcatgcatatcaatttgtgtttgtggtgcaggtaaaagcaaagtgtaatcgtggaatcaaggcaatgaagaggaggatgttctagggactcgattggatgttgtctggcattgctatgttgctagagttgagtcattagaaacattgctaggttgctggtttcatgtttcttgttgtttggtattgggaTATTGCCTTTGCTATAATATCGGATTGTTATTcgttattattggatattgatttatgttattccgctgttgatagTGAatatggttaggtggctagtggatatgggaccactagttgtagtttatttatatatatatattatttattatttattaaaaaaaagggatCGGTCGTTTCATGCAGACCCACTCAAAGTAACTCCGAGTGGACCAACATCACAATTGAAAacctctccttcttctactcTGCACTTCTGTTTTCCGAGAAAGATGGCATGTTTCCCATACCCGGATCTCACTAACCATAGCCATAACCATCATTGAATTTACAGAATCTGCATGCATTAATGAATCAAAAGAGTTGAGGATAAAACAGACATTGTAACACAATATGAACTAAAACCCCCGAAACCACACAAAAATCAtaagaaatgagaaacaaagaagCATATATTTCATAAGGAAATGAGGATAAACACAGAAACAAAGGATGTTGTAGAGTTATCACTCACAAAGACTGAAAACAAAAGCTTACTAGCTCAAAAGACTGAAGACCTCTGAATGCTGTCTTTATGTTAGAAATGCTGTTTACACTCAAGGGTCAAGACATCACAAAGTCTGACCCTTTCTCTCACAGTGTCACCCCCTACTAGCTCTGTTGTTCTGGAGATGAGTACTTAGTGTTTTGGTCGAGAGAATCAGAGGAGCTAGGGTTTTGATCGGAAACAAATTatggtttttctttcttctctatgcAATCCGTCAGATGCTTCTTCGTTCTCATCATACGATCCTCGATCATCTTTAATTCACAGAGATCGTCGCAATAACAGTAGAGATAAGGGTCTTCCCaccaaaaccctagatttgttTGGGGGTTAGTAATCTTCTGAGAGACTTGCCGTTGAGGTAACAGTTAGCAATTTCAGAGATAGGAGAGTAGCCTTTGCTGCAAGCCACCGAGCGTTGTTGTTTAGTGTCGCATTTCTTAATCtcaatctttctctttgttcCTCTTCTTTTCATCGTCATTGTGTACGTCTCCGGTAGGGTTTGTTGTTTCTTACagagaaaataagagagagatattatgagagagagagacagagtaatgagtgaagaaaagaaaagtaattcATATATTTAGGGTATGAATGGTAACAACGGTTAAAGCGGAGCGGACACAGCAGACAAAACAGAATTAAAGCGGTCGGAGTGGACAAAGCGGTCGGAGCGGACCCAAAAGGCGGTTTTATGAACCGAATGGTAAAAGGCGGACAAATTAGACTAATTTTATTCAATTCTTcaaatatgattataattttttttaaaaggttaaattttcttaacacaacataataaaaagatgaaaatataaaaatttacaaacccaaatataaaatcaaatacttTGGTTTTCCCATAACATAGTTGCGATAACATAATTTACAAACTCGAATGTTCGCAAAATCCTTGCTTATTAGGATACCCAGAGTCAACTACATAATACTTGTCTGTAGGTGGTAATGAAAATTCAGAATCGCCATTTTGTGCAAGTGAAAGGACAGCTGTATCGTGACATGAACCCAATGCTCCATTCCATACGTATGTGAATAGCATATTCATATCACAAATTGCCATTATGTTGATGCTTGCATAGTCGTGTCTGTTCCAATACATGGCTTGTAGTTCAGGCTTTACTTTAAAATACACATGAGTTCCGTCCATAGCTCCAACAAAACCACTGAAATATGGCCAATATCGTCTATCAGCTTGTAGATGCTGTGGAATCCGGTGTAATTGTTGTGTTGTTAGTGTCTTGATGTAATCTGCCGCTAGAAGTTCTATAGCTTGCAACACTTCACCAAATTTTCTATTCACAGTTTCTTGGTTTCGTCCAAATCGTACGCCAACATCTCGTTGAACTTCATTGTGACCGCACACTCGTAGAAACATAGCAGTACTCTCTTCAACACTTACATTCAGCGAAGATTGTAatccataattttcttttaaaatagtGCATAGTCAGCAAATGACATTCTTAATAATTGTAAACATGCAGCATGGTCATTTTGAATACGATTCCAAAGATTTTGCCACCCTAACCCTCCACCGGTTTGGTATGGTCCTTTGTGAAAATGTTGTTCATAATAATCCAATGTTGGATTTATTAAAAGATCTTCTATTTGCTCATTTTCCAAAGTCCATAACTCAAACCGTTATACATCAGATAAATTGTGGAGTCCTTTTGAATGTAGTTCACAAATTCGAAAAGCCTGAAATAACATTAAAATCACATAAGTcaccagattttttttattattatcacaaataccatataaaaaaacatattaataaaacataagtGCTTTATCAAACTGAcataaatatcataattttgtttcaaacaTAATTGTCACATATATAAACTACTCTTCATCATTTTCGCTCATGTCATTATCAAATAAGTTTTGTCGAGTAAGAGGTTGAGATGTCGATGCAATGTTTTGTCCAAAAGTGTTAAATAGTCCCTCTCCTCCTAGTGATTGAAACATTTGACCAGTTTGTGAATTATTGAGAAACCCTGGGCTAGAGGATCCTACTCGTGGTCTTGGTGTATAACGTGTAAAGCCAAACCCTAGAGATTCAAAACTTGATCCTGGAGAATATCGACCAATCCCTATACTCGGAGATCCTACTTGTGATCTTGGAGATGCTCGTTGCTCAACATTTGTTGGTGCCAAAAACTGTCTAAACCAGTACTAGGTGGATCAATTGATATACTTGGAGTTCTTTGGCTTGTATGCGTAGACATACTGCCTGCAGATGATGGATAAGATGATCGAGGTGTAGACAATCCACTTGGTGGGCGAGTGGTTCTTATATGTTCACCATGTCTTGTAAATCCTTATAGAGACTCCATTAACAATATCCTATCCTCATTGGTCTGAAACCGAGTTGATGACATCCAGTAACAGTGCCGGCCCACCCCTAAAGCAGGCAAAGCAGCTGCTTTAGGCCACATCATATAGTAAATTTTTAGCGACACATATTTGAGAGATTAGGCAGGTCTGTTGGGTCCGTATCATGCAATCATGTGGCAAGTCATGGGTTCAAACTTTTAACTCTGCAAGTtcgtttacatttttttttctttttcttttgttttttatttacaggttttggtttttgtttttttttctttgttggaaTAGTCGaacatttttaaacatttatttattactttttggtttaatttcagtttttaacatcaaaatctacacaaaaaaaattgaattaactTAACTACAAGATATTACaatattcaaacaaaactaaaattttatacaagaACATCGAAATTACTTCTTCTccttaatctttattttttattataataatacatTATTACCAACTACTCTTGATTAGCAATGATGTCCACCGAgtattttctataataaaaattaaaaaattaaattttagattgttattacatttttttccatgtttttaattatattttagcaTTGTagtgaaaaaatattaattttatataataaataaaattagttttctatGCTTTAGGCCACCAAAATTCAAGGACCGGCCCTGTCCAGTAATTACGTCAAAAGAGATCAGTCTTCAGAAGTTTGAGGCATTGAATGTAGAAATCATTGTATCTTGGAATATCTAATGACTCAAGTATCTCGACCGCCTTTTCAAACTCGGTATAATCTTTGCGGTCAAAGGCGCCAGGGCGTAGTCGTTCATATGTTTCCCTTTGAAAGTATCTAATGGACGACATTGTCTCTTGGATGGTCGATTCAAAATTTTGCCTTCTACACGGTGCTCGTGTTCTGCTAGGTCCCCTTGACCCAGTTCTTTGGCTAGATGATGGGTCAGCTCTTGAATGTTGTCTCCCACTACGATCAGATATCTGAATTGGTGACTGTGATTTGGTAGCCTCACGTGAGAATTCATATGACGGTTGTGAATCATCATAAATGTTCACATGATACGTCTCGTCGTTTTGTTGAGTTTCTGGAACCTCATTTGGCTCCGAaccatcatcattatcaccGTCATGTGACTGTTCATTTCGAATTTCAGCTCTTCTTTGTCGCACAGAATACTGACGCTACGAACCCACATCTAAGACAGCAAAGCAACGAGACTTGGTTTCCCAATCTTTTGGTGGTTCTCGGTTCAGACGTGCAagtttgctaaactcctaaaaccaaaaatttgtataaagacaattttctataaatttttaatcttaataatt from Camelina sativa cultivar DH55 chromosome 9, Cs, whole genome shotgun sequence encodes:
- the LOC104710866 gene encoding uncharacterized protein LOC104710866; translation: MDKIARTFTADQEFACWSSSSSSESIGKNSDVDDEGGENEVESSYKGPLDMMESLEEVLPIKRGISKFYQGKSKSFTSLKETASLPLKDLTKQENLYSRRRRNLLSHRICSRGGISKKHVKSVLTVSRQREGDSSSSSGDDDSTPILRLYCKDLTPRQRSNCVPVVDSPRCFQTTAGGNIPNIIC